From one Bacillus sp. FJAT-42376 genomic stretch:
- a CDS encoding YlxR family protein: MNSGRKIPLRKCVATGEMKPKKDMVRVVRSSEGEVSVDPTGRKNGRGAYITLDKESILLAKKKNILSNQLKTKVEDTVYDELIQLAESRQS; encoded by the coding sequence ATGAACTCAGGAAGAAAAATTCCTTTGCGCAAATGCGTCGCTACCGGTGAAATGAAACCGAAAAAGGATATGGTACGTGTCGTCCGTTCTTCCGAAGGGGAAGTGTCGGTAGATCCGACGGGCCGAAAGAACGGCCGCGGCGCCTATATAACGCTGGATAAGGAGTCTATTTTACTGGCCAAGAAAAAGAATATCCTATCCAATCAGCTCAAAACAAAAGTAGAGGATACCGTCTATGATGAATTGATCCAGCTTGCAGAAAGCAGACAATCATGA
- the nusA gene encoding transcription termination factor NusA, producing the protein MSSELLDALTILEREKGISKEIIIEAIEAALISAYKRNFNQAQNVRVDLNRETGTMRVFARKDVVDQVFDARLEISESEAQAIHPNYIVGDIVEMEVTPKDFGRIAAQTAKQVVTQRVREAERGVIYSEFIDREEDIMTGIVQRIDSKFIYVSLGKIEALLPVNEQMPNEQYKPHDRIKVFITKVEKTTKGPQIFVSRTHPGLLKRLFEIEVPEIYDGTVEIKSVAREAGDRSKISVHSDNPEVDPVGSCVGPKGQRVQAIVNELKGEKIDIVRWSNDPVEFVANALSPSKVVEVKVNEEDKATTVIVPDYQLSLAIGKRGQNARLAAKLTNWKIDIKSETDASKLGLLSEAQGESEEADYESPEDFQDE; encoded by the coding sequence ATGAGCAGTGAACTTTTAGATGCGCTGACCATACTCGAGAGAGAAAAAGGAATCAGCAAAGAAATTATTATTGAAGCAATCGAAGCTGCCTTAATCTCTGCTTATAAGCGGAATTTTAACCAGGCACAAAATGTCCGGGTTGATTTAAACCGCGAAACGGGAACGATGAGAGTTTTTGCCCGTAAAGATGTAGTGGACCAAGTCTTTGATGCCCGCCTGGAAATTTCGGAAAGCGAAGCTCAGGCCATTCATCCGAACTACATAGTGGGCGATATTGTTGAGATGGAAGTGACTCCGAAAGATTTCGGAAGAATTGCCGCTCAGACTGCGAAACAAGTGGTTACCCAGAGAGTGAGAGAAGCTGAACGGGGCGTTATTTATTCTGAGTTTATTGACAGAGAAGAAGATATCATGACCGGGATTGTCCAGCGCATTGATTCAAAATTCATCTATGTCAGCCTTGGTAAAATTGAAGCATTGCTTCCTGTCAATGAGCAGATGCCTAATGAGCAGTATAAACCTCACGACCGGATTAAAGTGTTTATCACAAAAGTTGAAAAAACGACAAAAGGGCCGCAGATTTTTGTTTCCCGTACACATCCAGGTCTTTTAAAGCGCCTGTTTGAAATCGAAGTTCCCGAAATCTACGATGGAACGGTTGAAATCAAATCGGTGGCCCGTGAAGCGGGGGACCGTTCTAAAATTTCTGTCCACTCCGATAATCCGGAAGTAGATCCTGTAGGTTCCTGTGTAGGCCCGAAAGGCCAGCGCGTTCAAGCAATCGTAAATGAACTGAAAGGCGAGAAAATTGATATTGTCCGCTGGTCCAATGATCCGGTTGAATTTGTTGCCAACGCACTCAGCCCATCCAAAGTGGTAGAGGTAAAAGTGAACGAGGAAGACAAAGCAACAACGGTTATTGTGCCGGATTACCAGCTTTCACTTGCTATCGGGAAACGCGGTCAGAATGCAAGACTCGCTGCTAAACTTACAAACTGGAAAATCGACATCAAAAGCGAAACGGATGCTTCAAAGCTTGGATTGCTGAGTGAAGCCCAGGGTGAATCAGAAGAGGCTGATTACGAGTCTCCAGAAGATTTTCAAGACGAGTAA
- the rimP gene encoding ribosome maturation factor RimP — protein sequence MSKKVTDTVSELAVPILDELELELVEVEYVKEGKNWFLRVFIDSDKGVDIEECGMVSERLGEKLDAIDPITHNYFLEVSSPGAERPLKKEADFHKAVGKNVNVKTYEPIDGEKVFEGILQSFDGESVTVLITVKTRKKEIVIPYAKVASARLAVSFNF from the coding sequence ATGAGTAAAAAAGTAACAGATACAGTCAGCGAACTAGCCGTTCCAATCCTAGATGAACTGGAATTGGAATTAGTCGAAGTTGAGTACGTAAAAGAAGGGAAAAACTGGTTCCTTCGCGTATTTATTGATTCAGACAAAGGTGTTGATATTGAAGAGTGCGGGATGGTAAGCGAGCGCTTAGGGGAAAAATTGGATGCCATTGATCCAATCACCCACAATTATTTTCTTGAAGTCTCCTCCCCCGGTGCAGAACGCCCTTTGAAAAAAGAGGCTGATTTCCATAAGGCTGTAGGAAAAAATGTAAATGTTAAAACATATGAACCCATTGATGGGGAAAAGGTTTTTGAAGGCATTCTGCAATCGTTCGACGGCGAGTCTGTAACGGTGTTAATTACCGTGAAAACAAGAAAAAAAGAGATTGTTATCCCATACGCCAAGGTGGCCAGTGCGAGATTGGCCGTATCCTTCAATTTTTAA
- a CDS encoding PolC-type DNA polymerase III, with amino-acid sequence MTEKQTEQRKRFQLLLQQLQLTDDQIVPYFQNASIGKLTVHKMQKRWHFEFEISSILPYEVFQLFQSSLSKAFSHIASVSFSIKAANQETSEALLQAYWMSSLQEIEGISPPVLALLSEQLPKLFGTKLTISTRNDTEAATIKRKYGSLIQESLQSFGFPLFQIDTEVTFSEADLKKFNEQKLQEDQERALAALTEMQKKEAEDQAGDIPSGPIVIGYQIKDDEEVVPMESIVDEERRTTIQGFVFDAETKELRSGRTLATIKITDYTSSMLVKMFARDKEDAALLNAIKKGMWVKARGSVQNDTFVRDLVMIANDINEVKPKLRQDTAPEGEKRVELHLHSPMSQMDAVTSFSRLAEQAAKWGHKAIAITDHAVAQSFPEAYSAGKKHGLKVLFGIEANLVDDGVPIAYNDAHRSLEDSVFVVFDVETTGLSAVYDTVIELAAVKIKGGEIIDRFERFANPHHPLSATTIDLTGITDDMVKNAPEVKDVMQEFKEWIGDDILVAHNASFDMGFLNAGYTRLLNEEKAANPVIDTLELGRFLYPDLKSHRLNTLCKKFDIELTQHHRAIYDAEATGYLLLKMLKDAAEKGIHFHDELNNNMGQGNAFQRSRPFHATILAKDEIGLKNLFKLVSLSHIQYFYRVPRIPRSVLQKHREGLIIGSGCDKGEVFEGMMQKSPEEVEETAKFYDYLEIQPPEVYQHLIDLEYVRDKEALCEIITNIADLGDKLGKPVAATGNVHYMNPEDKIYRKILVSSQGGANPLNRHEHPNVHFRTTNEMLDCFSFLGEERAKKIVVENSNAVADMIGDVKPIKDDLFTPKIEGADEEIRQMSYEMAESIYGTPLPEIVEARLEKELKSIIGHGFAVIYLISHKLVKKSLDDGYLVGSRGSVGSSLVATMTEITEVNPLPPHYVCPECKHSEFFNDGTVGSGFDLPDKDCVNCGTSYKKDGHDIPFETFLGFKGDKVPDIDLNFSGEYQPRAHNYTKVLFGEDNVFRAGTIGTVAEKTAYGYVKGYAGDHNLNFRGAEIDRLVQGCTGVKRTTGQHPGGIIVVPDYMDIFDFSPIQFPADAAGSEWKTTHFDFHSIHDNLLKLDILGHDDPTVIRMLQDLSGIDPKTIPTDDPEVMKIFSGTSSLGVTEEEIMCKTGTLGIPEFGTKFVRQMLEDTKPTTFSELVQISGLSHGTDVWLGNAQELIHNNICNLSEVIGCRDDIMVYLIYQGLEPSFAFKIMESVRKGKGLTPEMEEEMKKNNVPKWYIESCLKIKYMFPKAHAAAYVLMAVRIAYFKVHHALLYYAAYFTVRADDFDVDAMAKGTAAIKAKLEEISSKGLEASPKEKNLMTVLELCLEMCARGYAFQKVDLYKSKASEFVIEGDTLIPPFNAIPGLGTNAALNIVKAREEGEFLSKEDLQQRGRVSKTIIEYLDSHGCLEALPDQNQLSLF; translated from the coding sequence TTGACAGAAAAACAAACTGAACAGCGTAAAAGATTTCAGCTGCTCCTTCAGCAGCTGCAGCTGACAGATGATCAAATTGTTCCTTATTTTCAGAATGCTTCCATTGGAAAGCTGACCGTCCATAAAATGCAAAAACGGTGGCATTTTGAATTTGAAATATCCTCCATTCTTCCATATGAAGTGTTTCAGCTATTCCAATCCAGTCTTTCAAAGGCTTTTTCTCATATTGCCTCCGTCAGTTTTTCGATAAAAGCCGCTAACCAGGAAACGAGTGAGGCTCTCCTGCAGGCATACTGGATGTCGAGCCTTCAGGAAATAGAGGGCATATCACCGCCTGTTCTAGCGCTCTTATCTGAACAGCTTCCTAAGCTTTTCGGCACTAAGCTGACGATTAGTACGCGCAACGATACAGAAGCTGCGACTATTAAGCGGAAATACGGATCCCTTATACAGGAAAGTCTTCAATCCTTTGGCTTCCCGCTCTTTCAGATCGATACCGAGGTAACGTTCTCTGAAGCCGATCTGAAAAAATTCAATGAACAAAAGCTTCAGGAAGATCAAGAACGGGCTCTGGCTGCCTTAACTGAAATGCAGAAGAAAGAAGCAGAGGATCAGGCAGGCGATATTCCATCCGGACCGATTGTCATCGGGTATCAGATTAAAGATGATGAGGAAGTTGTCCCGATGGAATCGATCGTAGATGAAGAACGCCGGACAACCATCCAGGGGTTTGTATTCGACGCAGAAACAAAAGAACTGAGAAGCGGCAGAACCCTTGCGACAATAAAAATTACGGATTACACCAGTTCGATGCTTGTTAAAATGTTCGCACGGGATAAAGAAGATGCCGCTCTTTTGAATGCAATCAAAAAGGGCATGTGGGTTAAGGCAAGGGGCAGCGTTCAAAACGATACGTTCGTCCGCGATCTTGTCATGATTGCCAACGACATCAACGAGGTAAAGCCTAAGCTTAGACAGGATACCGCTCCTGAAGGGGAAAAGCGGGTAGAACTGCATCTTCATTCTCCCATGAGCCAGATGGACGCGGTAACTTCTTTCAGCCGTTTAGCAGAACAGGCGGCCAAATGGGGACATAAAGCCATCGCCATAACGGATCATGCTGTTGCCCAGTCTTTCCCGGAGGCTTATTCAGCTGGGAAAAAACATGGTCTGAAAGTCTTGTTCGGAATTGAAGCCAATCTCGTTGATGATGGGGTGCCGATCGCCTACAACGATGCTCACCGTTCGCTTGAGGACTCTGTATTTGTTGTGTTTGACGTGGAAACAACGGGATTATCGGCTGTATATGATACAGTCATTGAGCTTGCAGCAGTCAAGATCAAAGGCGGGGAAATCATTGACCGGTTTGAACGGTTTGCCAACCCTCATCATCCTCTTTCTGCAACGACCATTGATTTGACAGGAATCACAGATGATATGGTCAAAAACGCACCGGAAGTCAAAGACGTTATGCAGGAATTTAAAGAGTGGATTGGGGACGATATTCTCGTTGCCCATAATGCAAGCTTTGATATGGGGTTTTTGAATGCTGGTTATACGAGGCTGCTGAATGAAGAGAAGGCTGCCAATCCTGTCATTGATACACTCGAGCTCGGGCGCTTTTTATATCCTGATCTTAAAAGCCACAGGCTGAACACGCTTTGCAAAAAGTTCGATATTGAGCTGACCCAGCATCACAGAGCCATCTATGACGCGGAAGCAACAGGATACCTTCTCCTGAAAATGCTGAAGGACGCAGCAGAAAAAGGAATCCATTTTCATGATGAATTAAACAACAATATGGGACAGGGCAATGCATTTCAGCGGTCGCGGCCATTCCATGCCACGATTCTTGCGAAAGATGAAATTGGACTGAAAAATCTTTTCAAGCTCGTCTCGTTATCCCATATCCAATATTTCTACCGTGTTCCCCGTATCCCGAGATCGGTTCTGCAAAAGCACCGTGAAGGTCTGATTATTGGCTCAGGGTGCGATAAGGGCGAGGTCTTTGAAGGGATGATGCAAAAATCGCCGGAAGAAGTGGAAGAGACGGCGAAGTTCTATGATTACCTGGAAATCCAGCCGCCTGAAGTGTATCAGCATCTAATTGATCTGGAATACGTGCGGGACAAAGAGGCGCTTTGTGAGATCATCACCAATATAGCCGATCTTGGAGACAAACTCGGGAAACCTGTCGCTGCTACGGGAAATGTCCACTATATGAATCCGGAAGACAAAATCTACCGGAAGATCCTGGTCAGTTCACAAGGCGGAGCAAACCCCCTTAACCGTCATGAACACCCGAATGTCCATTTCAGGACAACGAATGAAATGCTTGACTGTTTCTCATTTTTGGGAGAAGAGCGGGCTAAAAAGATCGTCGTTGAAAACTCAAACGCCGTTGCCGATATGATTGGAGATGTTAAGCCGATCAAAGACGATTTGTTCACGCCGAAAATCGAAGGCGCTGATGAGGAAATCAGGCAGATGAGCTATGAGATGGCTGAGAGCATTTATGGAACACCGCTTCCTGAGATCGTGGAAGCGCGTCTTGAGAAGGAATTAAAAAGCATCATCGGCCACGGTTTTGCCGTCATTTATCTCATATCACATAAGCTTGTGAAAAAATCACTGGATGACGGCTACCTTGTCGGATCGCGTGGGTCAGTAGGCTCTTCGCTTGTAGCGACGATGACGGAAATTACAGAGGTAAATCCGCTTCCCCCTCATTACGTGTGCCCAGAGTGCAAGCATTCGGAATTCTTCAATGATGGAACGGTAGGGTCCGGGTTTGACCTTCCGGATAAAGACTGCGTGAATTGCGGTACATCTTATAAAAAAGATGGCCACGACATCCCGTTTGAAACATTTCTTGGGTTTAAAGGCGATAAAGTCCCGGATATTGATTTGAACTTCTCAGGAGAATATCAGCCAAGAGCCCACAATTATACGAAAGTTTTGTTTGGAGAAGACAACGTATTCCGCGCCGGAACCATCGGTACAGTGGCTGAAAAAACGGCCTATGGCTATGTAAAAGGGTATGCGGGGGATCATAATTTGAATTTCAGGGGAGCTGAAATCGACCGGCTAGTTCAGGGCTGTACGGGTGTAAAACGGACTACAGGCCAGCATCCGGGGGGAATCATTGTTGTTCCTGACTATATGGACATCTTTGATTTCTCGCCCATCCAGTTTCCGGCCGATGCAGCGGGATCAGAATGGAAAACAACTCATTTTGATTTCCATTCCATCCATGACAATCTGCTGAAACTCGATATACTCGGACATGATGATCCAACCGTCATAAGGATGCTGCAGGACTTGAGCGGTATCGATCCAAAGACAATTCCTACAGATGATCCGGAGGTCATGAAAATCTTCAGCGGCACTTCTTCGTTAGGAGTAACAGAAGAAGAGATTATGTGTAAAACCGGAACGCTCGGCATCCCGGAATTCGGAACAAAATTTGTCCGGCAAATGCTCGAAGACACGAAGCCTACAACTTTTTCTGAATTAGTCCAGATTTCAGGACTATCCCACGGTACAGATGTATGGCTCGGAAATGCCCAGGAATTGATTCACAACAATATTTGCAACCTGAGTGAGGTCATTGGATGCCGGGATGACATTATGGTATATCTGATTTATCAGGGGCTTGAACCATCTTTCGCTTTCAAAATCATGGAGTCTGTCCGTAAAGGGAAGGGACTGACACCGGAAATGGAAGAGGAAATGAAGAAGAACAATGTGCCGAAATGGTATATTGAATCCTGCCTGAAGATCAAATATATGTTCCCGAAAGCCCATGCTGCCGCTTATGTACTCATGGCTGTAAGGATCGCGTATTTCAAAGTCCATCATGCTCTTCTTTACTATGCAGCCTATTTCACCGTCAGAGCAGATGATTTTGATGTGGATGCGATGGCGAAAGGGACGGCTGCAATCAAAGCGAAACTTGAAGAAATCAGTTCAAAAGGCCTTGAGGCAAGCCCGAAAGAGAAAAATCTGATGACGGTGCTTGAACTGTGCCTGGAAATGTGTGCAAGGGGCTATGCATTCCAAAAGGTAGATTTGTATAAATCCAAGGCGAGCGAATTCGTTATTGAAGGAGATACGCTGATTCCCCCTTTCAACGCAATTCCCGGCCTCGGCACGAATGCGGCCCTTAATATTGTAAAAGCGCGGGAAGAAGGCGAATTTTTATCTAAAGAAGATCTTCAGCAAAGAGGGCGGGTTTCCAAAACCATCATTGAATATTTGGACAGCCACGGATGCCTTGAAGCGCTTCCGGATCAAAATCAGCTCTCCCTGTTCTAA
- a CDS encoding YlxQ family RNA-binding protein, translated as MNHQKWKSLLGLANRARKVISGEELVIKEVRQNRAKLVLLSKDASDNTKKKVTDKCRSYNTPVVHVESRYELGHAIGKDARVVAAVTEQGFAAKLKDLLD; from the coding sequence ATGAACCATCAAAAATGGAAGTCCCTGCTTGGACTGGCCAATCGGGCACGCAAAGTCATTTCCGGTGAAGAACTGGTCATTAAAGAGGTTCGTCAAAACCGGGCTAAATTGGTTCTGCTCTCTAAAGATGCATCCGACAATACAAAGAAAAAAGTAACGGACAAGTGCCGTTCATACAACACTCCAGTCGTGCATGTTGAAAGCCGTTATGAGCTCGGGCATGCAATCGGCAAGGATGCAAGAGTAGTCGCAGCTGTCACTGAACAGGGTTTTGCTGCGAAACTGAAAGACTTGCTCGATTAA